The Acuticoccus sediminis DNA window GAAAGACGAGGCAGGATATATCGGAAAGTAGAACTTTCGCGATTAAAGCCCACCTCACCGCCTCGGCTCTCCCCTCATGACCGACGATCCCGACCGCCAGCCGCCCTGGTCCAGTCGCCGCCTGTCGGGTGGCACCTGGACAAACGGCGCCTCGAGTCCGACCCGTGAACGAGCCGAGAAGACGATTTCCGTGAAGATGACGGAGGCCGAGCTCGCGGCCTTCGACGCGGCGATCGCTGGTGCGGGGCTCAAGCGGAACCGCGCACTCAGGATCGCGGCGCGTCGGATCGGCGGGTTTCTGGAGGCCGATGCCGAGACGCTCGCCGTCCTCAAGGACCTTCAGGCGCAGATTGCCGGCATCGCCCGGAACGTGAACCAGATCGCGAAGGCGGCGAACCGAACCCACGATCCGGACTACCGTGCCTTCCTG harbors:
- a CDS encoding DNA mobilization endonuclease VirD1/MobC family subunit; translation: MTDDPDRQPPWSSRRLSGGTWTNGASSPTRERAEKTISVKMTEAELAAFDAAIAGAGLKRNRALRIAARRIGGFLEADAETLAVLKDLQAQIAGIARNVNQIAKAANRTHDPDYRAFLEERRDLGKALSRLDTELRAITETATRRTDGETRLRRAASS